AAGGGCTTCTTGATCTTTAGGGCCAACATAGAACTGTGAGCTAATTTTTTGGTTAGCACCAGGTGCAATGTCATACATAGCGCCGCGGAAACCAATATTAGCCAAGCCACCAGCGCTAACGCTTGAGAAAATGGTGTTAGCATCGTTTGCTGGTGGAACCCATGCTGATACAAAGTAGTGTTGTAGCATAGCAGCCCAACCACCGAGAGTTGGTTGGTTTAGGTTACTTTTCGCCATGTCTTCGAAGTCATACTTCTCGTAGCGGGTATTTTGGGTTGAGTAAGCCGCGCCGCGATAAGTTGGCATCATCATGCTGCTTTCTGAAGGACGGATGGTTTGTTTAATTTGACCATACATCTGCATTTGCAGCGGGCTAGCAGTGGTGTTGTTTACTTCGAAATCAACGCTTACATCATATTGGCCACGGGTAAAGGTGAAGCTTTTAACATACTTAACGCCGTTTTCAGCAACGAAAGTCATTGGTACAGTTAAGCTATCTTGACCATCAGCAAGGGTGAATGACTCCGCTGATACTGCGTAATGCGGACGACCATTTGCAGCACTATCAATACCATTACGACCAATTAGGCCGCTTTGAGCGATATAAGTGAAGTCATTGTTTTGTTCAAGTAGAACAAATGGATCTTCTTGGTCGATTTCACGCTTGTGCTCAAGTAGCGCAGCGTAAACAATATCACCACCAACAGGATTGATTTTAATATCAAGCGTATCTGTCTTGATTGAAATGAAATCAGCGTCAAGCGGTAATTGAGCAGGAACGCCAACACTGTCAGCTTCAGGAACATCACTACTATGATTTGCTGCTGAGGTTGTTTGAGCAGCACTTTGTGGTGCTGGTTGTGGGGCTTGATCGGCATTCCATTGTTGCCACAGCAATAAGCTGACGAACAATAGACCAATAAGCAAAATATTGCGTTGAGATTCCATAGTTTATTTATTACACCTGTCTTTTTTTGGTGGGACGGGATCACTACCGCCGGGATGTAAAGGGTGACATTTTAATATGCGTTTGGCTGCAAACCAACAACCTTTTACGGTTCCATGCAGATTAATTGCTTCAATTGCGAACTGTGAACAACTTGGATGAAAGCGGCAGCGATGCCCCAGCATAGGGCTGATAAAGAGTTGATAGCCTCTAATTGCCTTGGTGGCTAACCATTGTAGCGGCGATTGAGTTTGCGCCATAGCTTCTCTATCAATCGGTGAAGTTGTGCATTATCCATATCTACCACGCCATTTCGCACAAGGACGACTATGTCGAGATTGGGAATATCATGCTGATTTAAGCGAAAACTACTTCGAATGATTCGCTTGATACGATTACGATCACTGGCGTTTTTTACAAAACGTTTAGCAACAGTTAAACCGATACGTGGATTTTGCTCTGAATTAGGAATTGCGAGCAGGGTAATTTCAGCAGAAGATGCTTTGATGGGGTTGGTAAATACGGGTTTGAATTGTGCGGGAGTTAAGAGTCTTAACTCCCGCCCAAAGGTATAGCTAGTCACCTAGTTAACTACTTATTAAGCAGATAAACGAGCGCGACCTTTTGCACGACGACGTGCAAGAACCTTACGGCCGCCAACAGTGGCCATACGAGCGCGGAAGCCGTGAGAACGCTTGCGCTTCAGGTTGCTAGGTTGAAAAGTACGTTTACTCATGATGGCAATCCGTCTTTGTTAGTTAGTAAACCTTTAACTCAAATAGAGCAAAGGGCAAAAAAGAGGCCGAATTGTAATCACTTTAACTACCAGCGTCAACAGCCAAAGCAGTATTATGGCTAAATTCTACCTATTCTTATTGGGATCTTATCTGTTGTTGCCACCACAGGGTGTGGATAAGTCTGTTAACTAACACTACATCTTGTGGATCATAAGCGGCTAACGCAGATCAGAGCGGCGCTATTATAGATCAAAGCTGATCGGTTAATAAAGCCGAAGCAGCGTCAAATTATCGCGAATTGGATCGAAAATGATCTTTAATGATCTTAGATATCCACATACAATGGATCGCTCTGGGGATAATTCTTCTATAAAGGATAGCGATCATTCAGATCTCGCTATAGAATAGCCCTCCTTTAATCAAACATTTGGGGATAAATAAGTGGCGGTTTCACTTTGGCAACAATGTATCGGCAGATTGCAAGATGAGCTCAGTGCGCAGCAATTTAGTATGTGGATCCGACCGTTACAAGCTGAAATGGATGGCGATACGCTTGTGTTATATGCCCCAAACCGTTTCGTATTAGATTGGGTTCGCGACAAATACATTAATAGCATTAATCAGTTTTTTACTGAGCAAATGGGCGGTGATGCGCCTAAGTTGCGCTTTGATATTGGTAGTCGTCCATCAGCCCCTGTGTCGCGACCAGCTGCCCCACAAGCACCAAGTAAGCCTGCTGCTAGCCCAAGCGCCAGCAGTGGCCCACGTTTTAATACCAATGCTGAACCGTTAGCGGATGCTAATCATCGCAGTAATATTAATCCAACTTACCAGTTTGATAACTTTGTTGAAGGTAAATCGAACCAGCTCGGTAAGGCTGCAGCGCTGCAAGTAGCAGAAAACCCAGGCGGCGCATATAACCCACTATTTTTATATGGCGGCACAGGTTTAGGTAAAACCCACCTTTTACATGCAGTGGGTAATGGCATTATTAAGAACAACCCTAATGCGAAAGTGGTGTACATGCATTCTGAGCGCTTTGTTCAGGACATGGTTAAAGCACTACAAAACAATGCCATTGAAGACTTTAAGCGTTACTACCGCAGTGTTGATGCACTCTTTATTGATGATATTCAGTTTTTTGCTAACAAAGACAGATCCCAAGAAGAATTCTTCCATACCTTTAATGCGTTATTAGAAGGTAATCATCAGATCATCTTAACTTCAGACCGTTATCCAAAAGAGATCGACGGCGTTGAAGATCGTCTTAAATCGCGATTTGGTTGGGGTTTAACCGTGGCGATTGAGCCACCTGAGTTAGAAACCCGTGTTGCCATCTTAATGCGTAAAGCCCAAGAGAGCGGCATAAACTTACCTGATGAAGTGGCCTTCTTTATTGCTAAGCGTTTACGCTCTAATGTTCGTGAGCTAGAAGGCGCATTAAACCGCGTTATTGCTAACGCGAATTTCACTGGCCGCCCAATCACAATTGATTTTGTGCGAGAAGCACTAAGAGACCTCTTGGCACTGCAAGAAAAATTGGTCACTATAGACAATATTCAGAAAACAGTGGCTGAATACTACAAAATCAAGATGGCTGACATGTTATCTAAACGCCGCTCACGCAGTGTGGCACGTCCACGACAAGTGGCGATGGCATTGTCTAAAGAATTAACTAACCAAAGTCTGCCAGAAATTGGTGATGCCTTTGGTGGTCGCGACCATACCACTGTGTTGCACGCTTGCCGCAAGATTGCGCAGCTGCGTGAAGAAAGTCATGATATTAAAGAAGATTATGCTAACTTGATTCGTACACTGTCTTCTTAATTCAGGGAACGTGGAATAGATGAAATTTTCAATTGATAGGGATGCCCTATTAAAGCCTTTACAGCTAGTATGCGGCGCGGTTGAGCGTCGTCATAACCTACCTATTTTATCCAACCTATTGGTTGAGGTGAGTGAACACTCACTGAAACTAACCGGTACAGACCTTGAGGTCGAGCTGGTTGGTCATGCACCTATTCAAGGTGACATTCAAATAGGTAGAACCACAGTTCCTGCTAAAAAGCTGTTGGATATTGTTAAGTCACTTCCAGAGTCTGAAATCAAAGTTGAGCAGCAAGACAACCGTTGGTTATTGCGCTCAGGTCGTAGCCGCTTCTCGTTAGCGACATTACCTGCTGAAGAGTACCCGAATGTTGAGGCCTTTCAGGCTGAGATTGAATTTAGCATCAAGCAAGGTGTGCTTAAGTCGATTATTGATTCAACTCAGTTCTCAATGGCTAACCAGGACGTACGTTACTACCTCAATGGTTTGTTATTTGAAACCGAAGGCAATGTACTCAAAGCCATTGCCACCGATGGTCACCGTTTGGCATTAAGCCATCGAATGGTTGAAGCCACTTTGCCAGAGAAGCAAGTGATTGTTCCGCGCAAAGGTGTGATTGAAATGGCGCGTTTGCTTGATACTGAAGATGCCGATATTACCATTGCCATTGGTGACAGTGCGATTCGCGCCACCACGGCTGCAGCAGTATTTACCAGTAAATTAGTTGATGGCCGTTTCCCTGATTATCGCCGCGTACTACCAAAAGGCGGTGATAAAATTGTGGTTGCTAGCCGCAATCAATTTAAACAAGCATTGACCCGCGCTTCTATTTTATCGAATGAGAAGTTCCGCGGTGTGCGTATTCAGCTTGAGCCTGGTTTATTGAAGATAACTGCAAATAACCCAGAGCAAGAAGAAGCCGAAGAAATCATTGATGTTGATTATCAAGGTAGTGAGTTAGAGATTGGCTTTAACGTTAGCTACCTGCTTGATGTGCTTAACAACCTTGCCAGCGATGATGTGCGCATTACCTTAATTGACGGCAACTCAAGTGCCTTAATTGAAAACCACAAAGAAGAAGATTCTATGTATGTGGTGATGCCGATGCGATTATAAATCTATAGATTAAATTGTGGTAATCTCTAAAGGTGCATAACTTGATGCACCTTTTTTGTTTGTCTATCCGCGTTTGTAGGAATTCATGAGTTTAACTCGCCTTAATATCAATTCGTTTAGAAATATCTTGTCAGCTCAGATGCAATTGGCTGACGGGCTTAATTTGATCTATGGCGAGAATGGCAGCGGCAAAACCAGCGTATTAGAAGCTATTTTCTTCTTAGGCATGGGGCGTTCATTTCGCAGCCATTTGTCACAAAGGGTCATTAATAACGAGCAAGATAATCTCACTTTGTTTGCTATGCTTGAGCGCGGAACTCGGCAAACAAAGTTAGGTTTACGTCGTAGCCGCAGTGGTGATATTGATGTCAAAATCAATGGCGAGAACATTAAGCGCTTGTCGACGCTAGCCGAAGCCTTACCCATTCAAGTTATCACGCCAGAAAGTTTTTCTTTGCTTTTTGAAGGCCCAAAATCAAGGCGGCAGTTTATTGATTGGGGCGCATTTCATTGTGATCCTAATTTTCATTTGGCCTGGGCTAATACAAGGCGAATTTTAAAGCAGCGTAATCAACTCCTTAAGAGCGAAACACCCTATGCAAATATCCAATTTTGGGATACAGAATTGGTGCGCTATGCTGAGGTGGTCACTGAGATACGAAATCGATATGTAGACTCGTTAAATGCGCTACTAAAGGGTATAATCGAAGAGTTTTTACCTCAGGTAGATTTAAAGGTTTCATTCACCCGAGGATGGGATAGCAAAACGGAGTATTTGCAACATCTTGAGAACCAATATCCACGCGATTTAGCCTCTGGTTTTACTGGAGGCGGCCCCATAAAGCAGACTTGCGTTTACGGGTGGGAAGCTTGCCGGCTCAAGATGCCTTGTCCCGAGGACAATTAAAATTATTAGTCTGTGCACTGCGTATTGCACAGGGAAAGTTGCTGAAACAACAACTCAATAAAAACAGCATTTATTTGGTGGACGACTTACCGTCTGAGTTGGATGCAAAGCATAGGCAGCTATTGCTGAAACAGTTAACGGAAACCGGAGCACAGATTTTTGTGACCGCCATTGACCCTGCAGCAATAGTCGATTCGTTATCTAGCCCGCCCGACAGGATGTTTCATGTGGAACACGGCAAGATAGCGGTTATTGAATAACAACGAGAGAGAAATATGTCAGAGAATAGTTACGATTCTTCCAGCATTAAGGTACTAAAAGGCCTTGATGCGGTACGTAAAAGACCTGGTATGTATATCGGTGACACCGATGACGGCACCGGCTTACACCACATGGTATTTGAAGTGGTCGATAACTCTATCGACGAAGCGCTAGCAGGTCACTGTAACGAAATCACCATCACTATTCATGCTGATGGCTCTGTTTCTGTACAAGATGATGGTCGTGGTATTCCAGTTGAAATTCACCCTGAAGAAGGGGTGTCAGCAGCAGAAGTTATTATGACGGTACTGCATGCTGGTGGTAAGTTCGACGACAACTCGTACAAGGTTTCTGGTGGTCTTCACGGTGTAGGTGTTTCGGTAGTAAACGCGCTATCTGAAAAACTACAAATGACTATTCGCCGTGACGGTAAAGTTTACGAGCAGTTTTATGATATGGGTGTACCGCAGGAGCCAATTAAGCCTGTAGGTGACACGGATAAAACCGGTACCAGCATTCGTTTCTGGCCGAGCAAAGAGACTTTCTCTGACACATTATTCCACTTCGACATTCTGGCTAAGCGCGTTCGCGAGTTATCTTTTCTTAACTCAGGTGTTGGTATTCGTTTAGTCGATGAGCGCGAAGAAGAGCGCAATGAGTTTTTCCGTTATAAAGGTGGTATCAGTGCTTTCGTTGAATACCTTAATAACAACAAAACTCCTGTAAACAAAGATATCTTCCATTTCCAGCATGAACGTGAAGACGGTATTACTGTTGAAGTAGCGATGCAATGGAATGATGGTTATCAAGAAAATATCTTCTGTTTCACCAACAACATCCCACAGCGCGATGGTGGTACTCACCTAGCGGGCTTCCGTGGAGCACTGACTCGTAACCTAAACAACTATATGGAGCGAGAAGGTTACAATAAGAAGGGCAAGACTAGTGCTAGTGGTGATGATGCTCGTGAAGGTCTTACTGCCGTTATTTCGGTTAAAGTACCTGATCCAAAATTCAGCTCACAAACCAAAGACAAGCTAGTTTCTAGTGAAGTAAAAGGTGCTGTTGAGCAAACCATGGGTGAGAAGCTAAACGATTACCTATTGGAAAACCCTACTGACGCTAAGTTAGTGGTTCAAAAAATTGTTGATGCAGCTAAGGCCCGTGAAGCGGCGCGTAAAGCCCGTGAAATGACCCGTCGTAAAGGCGCATTAGACCTAGGTGGTTTGCCAGGAAAACTAGCTGACTGCCAAGAGAAAGACCCGGGTCTTTCAGAAATTTACATAGTGGAGGGTGACTCTGCGGGCGGTAGTGCTAAGCAGGGTCGTAACCGTAAGAACCAAGCTATTCTGCCACTGAAAGGTAAAATTCTAAACGTAGAGAAAGCACGTTTCGATAAGATGTTGTCGTCTCAAGAAGTGGCAACGCTTATTACCGCACTTGGTTGTGGTATTGGTCGTGATGAGTACGACCCAGAGAAAACTCGCTACCACAACATCATTATCATGACCGATGCTGACGTCGACGGCTCGCACATTCGTACCTTGCTGTTGACCTTCTTCTTCCGTCAAATGCCTGAGCTAATTGAGCGCGGTTTTGTTTATATTGCACAGCCACCGCTATTTAAAGTGAAGAAAGGTAAGCAAGAGCAGTATCTGAAAGATGAAGCTGCACTCACTGAATACCTAACTACACAAGCTTTAGATAACACTCATATCTATCCAAGCCAAGGTGCGCCTGGTATGTCAGGTGAGCCACTAGAGCGTTTGGTTAATCAGTACCGTGAAGTGGAAGCGATTATTAGCCGTTTAGAAAAGCGCTACCCAACTAACCTGACTGATCGCATGCTATATCACCCAGGTGTGACCGCTGAAATGTTAGCTGATGAAGCGGCAATGAAAGCATGGGCCGAAGCCTTTGTTGCTGACTTAACTGAACGTGAAACTGATGGTGTGCTGTACTCGGTTGAGGTTACACATGATCCTGAGCGTAATGTTTATGCACCTAGCCTGACCATTCGTAAGCATGGTATCGACACCAGTTACCTATTTGGTTATGACTTCTTTACCTCTGCTGATTATGAGCACATTGCCAAACTTGGCGCAGCGATTAATGGTCTGGTTGAAGAGGGCGGTTATGTACAACGTGGTGAGCGTGTTAAAGAAGTCACCAGCTTTGTTGAAGCACTAGAGTGGACGATGAATGAAGCAAACCGTGGTTTATACATCCAGCGCTATAAAGGACTGGGTGAGATGAACCCAGAGCAGCTTTGGGAAACCACAATGGACCCTGAAACGCGCCGCATGTTACGAGTAACGGTTGAAGATGCAGTAGCTGCAGACCAGCTATTTACTACGCTAATGGGTGATCAGGTTGAGCCACGTCGTGACTTTATCGAAACCAACGCACTAAACGTTGCTAACCTAGACGTGTAATACATCTACACAACTAGTGATTTTTAGCGGGTGAATGACATAAAAATTTAAGTTAATCACCCACAAACTAAAAGGTTATTAAATTCAAAAGTTTAATGATATTTACTAACGAGATCTAGTTAACAAAAGGCACCTTCAGGTGCCTTTTTTGTTTTTGCTCAATCTATAAACTACTGCGAATCGCCTGTTTCAGTAGTAAAATAGACAGGATGGTTCGCTGTTTTATAAGGTCGTAGTAACGTGGTCGTTGGCTTATTTAAAAAAGTATTTAATATCCGGGATAAACAGCAGCAAGCAAAGTTTACCGGGACCTCTGCGGCTGCCAAAAGACAGGCTAAAATAGCGCAATCTAGACCAAGTAATGTGCAGATGCGTAAGTCACCAGCACCTGCTTCACAGTCAACCCCCTCACCTCAATTAGCCCAAACACCTATTGCCAAAGCCCCTATCACCAAAGCACCGGAGCAAAAAGCTGCCGAAGTTGATTTATCTGCATTGTTTTATGGTTTGCTGTTCTCACAGCAAGCTGAGTCTGCTGGTGGCACGGCTAATAATCTAGAGCGTAAGGTGATGGGAGAGATAGAGGCAGCGCTTAGCTCAGTTAAGTGCATTGCCGATACCACGCTTAAACTGCCGAGTAAAATTATAGAGCTTGATAAAAAGCTGGCCAATGAAGACATCGATACTAAGGAAGTACTAGCGTTAATTGAGCAAGATCCACTATTAAGTGTCGAAGTGCTTAAGCTGTGTAACTCGCCAGCATTTAGACGCAGTGATAGTGACATTACTAACTTGCAGCAAGCATTGGTACAACTTGGTAGGGTGCAGTTACGCCGCTTTGTTACTGCGAGTTTATCGCGCGAGATGATCGACATTAAGCCTATTTATTTTCGCCGTTTTGGTGCTGAAATTTGGCGTCACTCGATGCAGGTGGCATTTCTCGCCAGTGAACTTGCCGAGGAAGACAACGAGTCGGCGTTTTTGCTTGGATTGCTGCATGATGTTGGCAAAATTGCCATCTTCAAATTACTTATCGATGCCTTCCATCAAGCCGAACCCGGTGAACAACCAAGGTCGTTATTGTTTAGTCAGGTGATGACCACTAAGTCGTTAACGCTTAGTGCTTTGTTAGCAAGAGAGTGGCAGCTACCTATCTCATTTGCTAAGAACCTGGCATTACTTGCCAATACAAATAATGTGCCGCAGCAGGGGCTCGCTAGAGTAATTTGGCAAGCAAATATCATTAGTGAGTGTTCTATGCTGCGTCAGGCAAACAAGTTGTCTGGCGAGGCGTTAGAGGGACTTATGCAAAGCGTGGGCTTAGATACTGACGCATTTGAGCAACTACATCAAAAACTAATCGAGTTTTAATAACTAACCTGAACTCTGGATAATAAATCGGTTTCTAACGGCTATTTTTGCCCGTCTCTTAGTAAAAAGAGGGCGTTGAAGCTACTTGCAATAGGCTAGCTATTGACGCGTAGCTTCGCCTTGAACTACACAAAAACTATCTCGCTAGAAACATAATGGAAGGTATAACTCTGGCCTAGAGAGTTATTGGCACTTCCTTATCCAGAGCTCAGGTTCACTAACATTCTGATTAATAATAAAAAAGCCGCTTGATAGCGGCTTTTTTGTTTGCTTTCAGTTAATTGCTTACTGAAGTAGCGAGATATCTGCAGTATGCAGGAATTGCTCACGCAATTTGCTCAATAGTGCTAAACGGTTTTGCTTAAGCGCTTCATCGTCAGCCATTACCATTACATCTTCAAAGAAGTTATCTACTGCATCGCGCAGACCCGCTAGCAGTGCTAATGACTCCTGGTACTTAGCATCAGCAAATAATGGTGCTAACTGAGGTTGTAGCTCAGCCAGCTTGGCTGCCAGTGCTTTTTCAGCGTCTTCAACGAGTAGTTCATTGTTAATTTCAGCAGCTACACTACCTTCAACTTTAGCAAGAATGTTAGACACACGTTTGTTAGCTGCAGCGAGCGCTAACGCTTGCTCTAGCGTTCTAAAGTGAGCAACAGCCTTAATGCGGCTTTCAAAATCAGCTGGTGATGTAGGGCGACGTGCAAGTACGGCTAAGATAACGTCGACGCTAACACCTTGATCTTGATACCAAGCGCGGAAGCGGCCCATAAAGAATTCAAGCGCTTGTTCAGCGACATCTGCATTACTTAGATTATCACCGTGTAGTGCTTGTGCTTTAGCAATAAGGTCAACTAGATCTAGCGGTAAGTTGTTCTCTAAACAGATACGTAAAATACCGATTGCTGCGCGGCGCAGGGCGAATGGGTCAGCAGCGCCTTTCGGAGCCTGGCCAATACCGAAAATACCCACTAGTGTATCTAGCTTTTCAGCTAGCGCTACACACATTGAAATCGGCGCAGTTGGTACTGTATCGCCAGAGAATTTAGGCTTGTATTGCTCTGCTAGCGCAACGGCAACTGCTTCGGCTTCACCATCTAAACGAGCATAGTGCATGCCCATGGTGCCTTGTAGGTCGGTAAACTCCATTACCATGTTGGTCATCAAGTCAGACTTCGACAATAGACCTGCACGTTTAGCTTGCTCTGCATCGGCTTTTATTTCAGTTGCGATGTAAGCTGCCAGTTCAGAAATGCGCTCAACACGGTCTTTAATCGTACCAAGTTGCTTTTGGAACACCACAGTTTCTAAGCTGGTTAAACGCGACTCTAAGGTGTGCTTTTTGTCAGTGTCGAAGAAGAATTCAGCATCGGCTAGGCGAGGGCGAACAACCTTCTCGTTACCGGCAATAATTTGCTGAGGATCTTTTGACTCAATGTTAGTCACAAAGATGAAGTTAGGCAGCAGTTTGCCGTTAGCATCAAATACTGGGAAGTACTTTTGGTCACCTTTCATGGTGTAAACCAGTGCTTCTGCTGGCACATCTAGGAACTTGTCTTCGAAGTTTGCTGTGAGTACAACAGGCCACTCAACCAAAGAAGCGACTTCCTCTAGTAACTCATCTTCAAGCTCAGCAACGCCGCCAATTTGTTTGGCCGCAGCTTCCGCATCAGCTTTGATAAGGGTCTTACGGCGCTCATAATCGGCAATCACTTTACCTTGCTGTTCAAGCTCGGTGAGGTAGTTGTCTGCATGGCTTAGTTCAAAGGTGTCTACGCCCATGAAGCGGTGGCCGCGAATAGTACGCGCCGACTTAATACCTAGAATTTCGCCTTCAATCAGTTCATCACCAAGTAACATAGTAATGGTGTGAACCGGGCGGATAAATTGTGTCTTGTTAGCACCCCAGCGCATTGGCTTAGGAATAGGTAGCTTGTCTAAGGCTTTTTGTGCCATGTCAGCCACTAGCGTTTTCGTCTCTGCACCAACAACTTGTGCCTTGTGTAGTAACCATTCGCCTTTATCTGTTGTTAGACGCTCAGCCTGGTCAACGCTAATACCGTTACCGCGAGCCCAGCCCATAGCAGCTTTGGTTGGGTTACCATCTGCATCAAATGCTTGTGCAATAGCAGGACCACGTTTTTCAACTACCTTGTCCGCTTGCGCTACAGCGAGTTGTTCGATGTAAAGCGCTAGGCGGCGCGGCGCCGCATACCAGCTAGCTTTTTCAAAGCTTAGCTCGGCTTTTTTTAATTCATCGCTAAAGTTAGCCACTAAAGATTCAGCAAGCTTACGTAGTGCTTTTGGTGGCAGTTCTTCTGTACCCACTTCAATGAGTAAGTTTTCAAATTTCATTTAGTTATACCTCTACTTACTCTATTTACACATTGGGAAGCCAAGCGCTTCACGGGCTGCATAGTAGGCTTCAGCGACGCCTTTTGCCATGGTGCGAACACGGAGAATATAGCGTTGGCGCTCGGTTACCGAAATTGCATGGCGCGCATCAAGAAGGTTGAATGCGTGAGACGCTTTCATTACTTGTTCGTATGCTGGCAGTGGTAGTGGCTTTTCTAAACCAAGTAGGTGTTGGCAAGCTTGTTCACAATCTTCAAATTGTTTAAATAGTACTTCAACATTGGCGTGTTCAAAGTTGTAGGTCGATTGCTCCACTTCGTTCTGGTGGAAGATATCGCCGTACATCACTTTGCCCATTGGCCCATCAGTCCACACAAGATCGTAAACGCTGTCAACTTCTTGAA
This DNA window, taken from Shewanella maritima, encodes the following:
- the glyS gene encoding glycine--tRNA ligase subunit beta, whose product is MKFENLLIEVGTEELPPKALRKLAESLVANFSDELKKAELSFEKASWYAAPRRLALYIEQLAVAQADKVVEKRGPAIAQAFDADGNPTKAAMGWARGNGISVDQAERLTTDKGEWLLHKAQVVGAETKTLVADMAQKALDKLPIPKPMRWGANKTQFIRPVHTITMLLGDELIEGEILGIKSARTIRGHRFMGVDTFELSHADNYLTELEQQGKVIADYERRKTLIKADAEAAAKQIGGVAELEDELLEEVASLVEWPVVLTANFEDKFLDVPAEALVYTMKGDQKYFPVFDANGKLLPNFIFVTNIESKDPQQIIAGNEKVVRPRLADAEFFFDTDKKHTLESRLTSLETVVFQKQLGTIKDRVERISELAAYIATEIKADAEQAKRAGLLSKSDLMTNMVMEFTDLQGTMGMHYARLDGEAEAVAVALAEQYKPKFSGDTVPTAPISMCVALAEKLDTLVGIFGIGQAPKGAADPFALRRAAIGILRICLENNLPLDLVDLIAKAQALHGDNLSNADVAEQALEFFMGRFRAWYQDQGVSVDVILAVLARRPTSPADFESRIKAVAHFRTLEQALALAAANKRVSNILAKVEGSVAAEINNELLVEDAEKALAAKLAELQPQLAPLFADAKYQESLALLAGLRDAVDNFFEDVMVMADDEALKQNRLALLSKLREQFLHTADISLLQ